A window of Streptomyces sp. NBC_01689 genomic DNA:
GCGACACCCTGACCCGCCTGGAGCAGGAAGGCGAGATCGCGGCGGACTACCTCGAGGGTCTGCTGGACATCGCCGACCTCGACGGCGACATCGACATGGACGTCGAGGCGGACCGCGCCGCTGTCTCGATCATCAGCGACGTCGCCGGCCGCGATCTGCAGAAGCTCGTCGGCCGTGACGGCGAGGTGCTCGAGGCCCTCCAGGAGCTCACGCGCCTGGCCGTGCACCGGGAGACCGGGGACCGCAGCCGGCTGATGCTGGACATCG
This region includes:
- a CDS encoding Jag family protein; the protein is MTEGTTSAATEGDTLTRLEQEGEIAADYLEGLLDIADLDGDIDMDVEADRAAVSIISDVAGRDLQKLVGRDGEVLEALQELTRLAVHRETGDRSRLMLDIAGYRAKKREELSELGAKAAAEVKSSGEPVKMKPMTPFERKVVHDAVKAAGLRSESEGEEPERFVVVLPA